The proteins below come from a single Vitis vinifera cultivar Pinot Noir 40024 chromosome 9, ASM3070453v1 genomic window:
- the LOC100258357 gene encoding protein SAWADEE HOMEODOMAIN HOMOLOG 1, whose amino-acid sequence MDDAPVPIACFTQSEILEMENLFEEFGEETLGQEFCQDLATSFSASPGCSGNMPVGWKEVRDWFQTKQKELVARVTSSPVAPRGIDALPEAPMSNNAPQNSIVPRGDMVAADLSELTYEAKSSKDDAWYDVAAFLTYRVLSSGELEARVRFSGFGNEEDEWVNVKKGIRKRSIPLEPSECYRVRVGDLVLCFQERSDQAVYCDAHIIEIQRRLHDIKGCRCIFVVRYDHDHGEEKVNLKRLCCRPTL is encoded by the exons ATGGATGATGCCCCTGTTCCTATTGCTTGTTTTACACAATCTGAG ATCTTGGAAATGGAGAATTTATTTGAGGAATTTGGAGAAGAAACGCTAGGCCAGGAATTCTGCCAAGATCTTGCCACCAGCTTTAG TGCCTCACCAGGTTGTTCTGGGAATATGCCCGTAGGATGGAAagag GTGCGAGATTGGTTCCAAACTAAGCAAAAAGAGTTGGTTGCTAGAGTCACTTCCTCACCTGTTGCTCCCAGAGGAATCGATGCTCTTCCAGAAGCACCCATGTCAAACAATGCACCTCAAAATTCTATAGTTCCAAGAG GGGACATGGTTGCAGCAGATCTTTCAGAGTTGACGTATGAGGCTAAATCATCAAAAGATGATGCATG GTACGACGTTGCTGCATTCCTCACCTACAGAGTTCTTAGCTCTGGTGAACTT GAAGCTCGTGTAAGATTTTCTGGATTTGGCAATGAGGAGGACGAGTGGGTGAATGTCAAAAAGGGAATACGAAAGCGGTCGATTCCTCTAGAGCCTTCAGAGTGTTACAGGGTCAGAGTTGGAGATTTGGTGTTATGCTTCCAG GAAAGATCAGATCAAGCAGTCTACTGTGATGCCCACATTATAGAAATCCAAAGGAGGTTACATGACATTAAGGGCTGCAGGTGCATCTTCGTGGTTCGCTATGATCATGACCATGGCGAG GAAAAGGTTAACTTGAAGAGATTATGTTGCAGACCAACACTGTAG